In Synechococcus sp. MU1643, a single window of DNA contains:
- the thrC gene encoding threonine synthase, whose protein sequence is MQDWPGLIEAYRSWLPVSDATPVISLREGATPLIPVPSVAEQIGKGVKVFVKYDGLNPTGSFKDRGMTMAISKAKEAGCEAVICASTGNTSAAAAAYARRGGMRAFVLIPDGYVAQGKLAQALVYGAEVLAIRGNFDRALDIVREAAEKYPVTLVNSVNPYRLQGQKTAAFEIVDALGEAPDWLCIPMGNAGNITAYWMGFQEYQQAGRSRSLPRMMGFQASGSAPLVNDTTVTDPETIATAIRIGNPVNRAKALAAREASDGAFLDVTDAEIIAAYKLLGGQEGIFCEPASAASVAGLLKRKDEVPAGATVVCVLTGNGLKDPDCAISNNDASFHTDLNPDLSTVASVMGF, encoded by the coding sequence ATGCAGGACTGGCCTGGACTGATCGAGGCCTATCGCAGCTGGCTTCCCGTCAGCGATGCGACCCCGGTGATCAGCCTGCGCGAAGGCGCCACCCCTCTGATCCCTGTGCCATCGGTTGCGGAACAGATCGGTAAGGGCGTGAAGGTGTTCGTGAAATACGACGGCCTGAACCCCACAGGGTCCTTCAAGGACCGGGGCATGACCATGGCCATCAGCAAAGCGAAGGAAGCCGGTTGTGAAGCGGTGATTTGTGCCAGCACGGGCAACACCAGTGCTGCTGCAGCGGCCTATGCCAGACGGGGAGGGATGCGAGCCTTCGTCTTGATCCCTGACGGCTATGTCGCCCAGGGAAAACTGGCTCAAGCTCTTGTGTACGGAGCTGAGGTCTTGGCGATCCGCGGCAACTTCGACCGCGCCCTCGACATCGTTCGGGAAGCGGCAGAGAAGTATCCCGTCACCCTGGTGAACTCGGTGAATCCCTACCGGCTGCAGGGCCAGAAGACGGCAGCCTTCGAAATCGTGGATGCCCTCGGAGAGGCACCCGACTGGCTGTGCATTCCCATGGGCAACGCAGGGAATATCACCGCCTATTGGATGGGTTTTCAGGAATATCAGCAGGCCGGCCGGAGCCGCAGTCTTCCCCGAATGATGGGATTCCAGGCCAGCGGATCAGCCCCACTGGTGAACGACACCACGGTGACGGACCCCGAAACCATCGCCACCGCCATTCGCATTGGCAACCCGGTGAACCGAGCCAAAGCCCTGGCAGCACGCGAAGCCAGCGACGGTGCGTTCCTGGATGTCACCGATGCGGAGATCATCGCGGCCTACAAGCTTCTGGGCGGCCAAGAGGGAATCTTCTGCGAACCCGCTAGCGCTGCCTCTGTGGCAGGCCTGCTCAAGCGCAAAGATGAAGTGCCAGCCGGCGCCACAGTTGTATGCGTTCTGACCGGCAACGGCCTCAAGGATCCCGACTGCGCCATCAGCAACAACGACGCCTCGTTCCACACCGACCTCAATCCCGATCTAAGCACCGTCGCCAGTGTGATGGGCTTCTGA
- a CDS encoding alpha/beta hydrolase, with product MLPRPLTRSSLLAVAAAAGLGLSWSFVMQPLQAATDVALVSGAFRRSIPVKEVEHLAETGQAIGLLEDLLEISGQEPNEVSQMLNQQLKLPLALTSRLINTRIGEAILSRVARIIYPIYSPETEVSVPAIRAGVISGLQSEDGLSAVSFLKGYPNGVMAVNLPALFDVIEKADSIAGLVQFFSDSPLDGLKEAQP from the coding sequence ATGCTCCCCAGGCCCCTCACCCGTTCCTCTTTGCTGGCCGTTGCGGCAGCGGCAGGTCTTGGACTTAGTTGGAGCTTCGTCATGCAACCCCTGCAGGCCGCCACGGATGTCGCCTTGGTGAGTGGCGCCTTCCGCCGCTCCATTCCCGTCAAGGAAGTTGAGCACCTGGCCGAAACCGGTCAAGCCATCGGCCTTCTGGAGGATCTGCTCGAGATCTCCGGGCAGGAACCCAACGAGGTGTCGCAGATGCTCAACCAGCAGCTCAAGCTTCCCCTGGCGCTCACAAGCCGTCTGATCAACACACGGATCGGTGAGGCCATCCTGAGTCGTGTTGCACGCATCATTTATCCGATCTACTCACCGGAAACTGAAGTGAGTGTTCCGGCGATCCGCGCAGGAGTGATCAGTGGATTGCAGAGTGAAGATGGGCTGAGTGCCGTGAGCTTTTTGAAGGGCTACCCCAATGGCGTGATGGCGGTGAATCTTCCGGCTCTGTTTGATGTGATTGAAAAAGCGGATTCGATCGCCGGCCTGGTGCAGTTTTTCTCCGACTCCCCCTTGGACGGATTGAAGGAAGCGCAACCCTGA